One segment of Micromonospora parathelypteridis DNA contains the following:
- a CDS encoding transporter — protein MIWLTWRQHRKQAFYTLLGFAALAALMVPIGLSMRNTFADLGLADCIRPVNLSEAAVRTCDAGFRRFSDQYDSLNLVAVLLITLPVLVGLFWGAPLVAREVEHGTHRFAWTQGVGRTRWALVKFGLVGAAAVLLAACYGLGMSWWVEPLTQAAHEGRLGMIVFDLQGVVPIGYTIFAVALGVFAGTVWKRMLPAMGITLAGFIGARAAVEILARPHYQAARTQTFPIEGDGIPEMSRGDWILSTGIRNADGTMVAENTRIQCPPGGKGPDGRVCGAELGLDPGAYNWQLYQPADRFWLFQGIETGIFVALALLLLYFAVRRVRRIA, from the coding sequence ATGATCTGGCTGACCTGGCGACAGCACCGCAAGCAGGCGTTCTACACCCTGCTGGGGTTCGCGGCGCTGGCCGCTCTGATGGTGCCCATCGGTTTGTCGATGCGGAACACCTTCGCCGACCTGGGGCTGGCGGATTGCATCCGTCCGGTCAACCTCAGCGAGGCTGCCGTGCGGACCTGCGACGCGGGTTTCCGCCGGTTCAGCGATCAGTACGACAGTCTGAACCTGGTCGCCGTCCTGCTGATCACGCTGCCGGTGCTGGTCGGCCTGTTCTGGGGCGCCCCACTGGTCGCCCGCGAGGTGGAACACGGCACGCACCGGTTCGCCTGGACCCAGGGCGTCGGTCGGACCCGTTGGGCCCTGGTGAAGTTCGGGCTGGTCGGTGCGGCCGCAGTGCTCCTCGCGGCCTGCTACGGGCTGGGCATGTCATGGTGGGTCGAGCCGCTCACCCAGGCCGCGCACGAGGGCCGGCTCGGCATGATCGTCTTCGATCTGCAGGGTGTCGTACCGATCGGGTACACCATCTTCGCCGTGGCGCTCGGCGTCTTCGCCGGCACCGTCTGGAAGCGGATGCTGCCCGCCATGGGCATCACCCTGGCCGGGTTCATCGGCGCGCGGGCGGCGGTGGAGATCCTGGCCCGGCCGCACTACCAGGCCGCCCGCACCCAGACCTTCCCGATCGAGGGGGACGGGATACCGGAGATGAGCCGGGGTGACTGGATCCTCTCCACGGGCATCCGGAACGCCGACGGAACGATGGTCGCGGAGAACACCCGAATCCAGTGCCCACCGGGTGGCAAGGGCCCGGACGGCCGGGTCTGCGGCGCCGAGCTGGGTCTCGACCCGGGCGCGTACAACTGGCAGCTGTACCAGCCAGCGGACCGGTTCTGGCTCTTCCAGGGGATCGAGACGGGCATCTTCGTCGCCCTGGCCCTGCTCCTGCTCTACTTCGCCGTCCGCCGGGTGCGTCGGATCGCGTAG